A single region of the Shinella sp. PSBB067 genome encodes:
- a CDS encoding ABC transporter permease, which translates to MNLTRRTFPGFAALFSLPLFWVLLLMVVPYAIMISVGFWSRQFPLFYPDFQFGNYAQIAADPQYTTVILRTLKIAASVTLCSLLLGYPLAYFLVFTVRSRALRNLLYMSVIVPLWVSYLLRAYTWKIILGTDGALNSLLVSTGIVSAPLDVFLYNQTAMVVTLVYIFVPFMVMPLFAVLDNIPRRLIEASEDLGVGPFMTFWKVIFPLSLGGVVAGATMTFCLSFGDFVAPVLVGGPDGTMVANLLQTQFGAALNWPLGSALATLVLALVLILLQLSSRLDRAGRVDLS; encoded by the coding sequence ATGAACCTCACCCGCCGCACCTTCCCCGGCTTTGCCGCCCTGTTCTCGCTGCCGCTCTTCTGGGTGCTGCTGCTGATGGTCGTGCCCTATGCGATCATGATCTCGGTGGGCTTCTGGTCGCGGCAGTTCCCGCTGTTCTATCCGGATTTCCAGTTCGGCAACTACGCGCAGATCGCCGCCGACCCGCAATATACCACCGTCATCCTGCGCACGCTGAAGATCGCCGCCAGCGTCACGCTCTGCTCGCTGCTGCTCGGCTATCCGCTCGCCTATTTCCTCGTCTTCACCGTCCGCTCGCGCGCGCTGCGCAACCTTCTCTACATGTCGGTGATCGTGCCGCTCTGGGTGTCCTACCTGCTGCGCGCCTATACGTGGAAGATCATCCTCGGCACGGACGGCGCGCTGAACTCGCTGCTGGTCTCAACCGGCATCGTCTCGGCGCCGCTCGATGTCTTCCTCTACAACCAGACCGCCATGGTGGTGACGCTGGTCTATATCTTCGTGCCCTTCATGGTCATGCCGCTCTTCGCGGTTCTCGACAACATTCCGCGCCGCCTGATCGAGGCCTCGGAAGACCTCGGCGTCGGCCCGTTCATGACCTTCTGGAAGGTGATCTTCCCGCTGTCGCTCGGCGGGGTCGTCGCCGGCGCGACCATGACCTTCTGCCTGTCCTTCGGCGATTTCGTCGCGCCCGTGCTCGTCGGCGGGCCGGACGGGACGATGGTGGCGAACCTTTTGCAGACGCAGTTCGGCGCCGCACTCAACTGGCCGCTCGGATCGGCGCTCGCGACGCTCGTGCTCGCGCTGGTGCTGATCCTCCTGCAACTCTCCAGCCGCCTCGACCGGGCCGGCCGGGTCGATCTTTCCTAG
- a CDS encoding ABC transporter ATP-binding protein — protein MTSNPIVTLDGVAKRYGAFLALQETDLAIAEGEFVTLLGPSGCGKTTTLRLIGGFEQASAGRIAIAGQDVTDSPPYRRPVNTVFQDYALFPHMSVAENIGYGLSVKSGRVAKAERDRRVADALAMVGLEGKAGMRPGALSGGQRQRVAMARAIVRRPRVLLLDEPLSALDVKLREGMQVELKRLHRELGITFLMVTHDQNEALALSDRIVVMREGRIAQVGSPTDLYDRPASPYVADFIGGANLADAEALGGGAFRLAGGQVLHSRRGEAARLAAGRHASLGLRAEHLHVTAAGAENTLACTVMERLFHGDRLRVEVMPEGAARPIFAELPRTAVPAELAPGDRVTIGIDPADVLVFEAEGGR, from the coding sequence ATGACCTCCAACCCGATTGTAACGCTCGACGGCGTTGCGAAACGATATGGCGCATTCCTTGCCCTCCAGGAGACCGACCTTGCGATTGCCGAGGGCGAGTTCGTAACCCTGCTCGGCCCGTCGGGCTGCGGCAAGACGACGACGCTTCGGCTGATCGGCGGCTTCGAGCAGGCGAGCGCGGGCCGCATCGCCATCGCCGGACAGGACGTGACGGACAGCCCGCCCTATCGCCGGCCGGTCAACACGGTCTTCCAGGACTATGCGCTGTTTCCGCATATGAGCGTGGCGGAGAATATCGGCTACGGCCTTTCGGTGAAATCCGGCCGCGTGGCGAAGGCCGAGCGGGACAGGCGCGTCGCCGACGCCCTCGCCATGGTCGGGCTGGAGGGCAAGGCCGGCATGCGGCCCGGCGCCCTCTCGGGCGGCCAGCGCCAGCGCGTCGCGATGGCGCGCGCCATCGTGCGCCGCCCGCGCGTGCTGCTGCTCGACGAGCCGCTTTCGGCGCTCGACGTGAAGCTGCGCGAGGGCATGCAGGTGGAGCTGAAGCGCCTGCACCGCGAGCTCGGCATCACCTTCCTCATGGTCACGCACGACCAGAACGAGGCGCTGGCGCTCTCCGACCGCATCGTCGTCATGAGAGAGGGCCGCATCGCGCAGGTCGGCTCGCCGACGGATCTCTACGATCGTCCCGCCAGCCCCTATGTCGCTGACTTCATCGGCGGGGCGAACCTGGCGGATGCCGAGGCCCTCGGCGGCGGCGCCTTCCGGCTTGCGGGCGGACAGGTGCTGCACAGCCGGCGCGGCGAGGCCGCCCGCCTTGCCGCCGGCCGCCATGCCAGCCTAGGCCTTCGCGCCGAGCACCTGCATGTCACGGCGGCCGGAGCGGAAAACACGCTCGCCTGCACCGTCATGGAGCGCCTGTTCCACGGCGACCGGCTGCGGGTCGAGGTCATGCCCGAAGGAGCCGCAAGGCCGATCTTCGCGGAGCTTCCACGCACGGCCGTCCCGGCGGAGCTTGCGCCCGGCGACCGCGTGACGATCGGCATCGACCCCGCCGACGTGCTGGTCTTCGAAGCGGAGGGCGGGCGATGA
- a CDS encoding ABC transporter substrate-binding protein, whose translation MSRLRRSAILALAAASLIPQTLVAKAGELNYLTWEGYAVDSFISKFEAASDCKVTASYVGSNDDFAAKLAAGGGVYDVISPSLDTVPMMRQAGFVAPIDTARVEGFDGIYPEFSKQSDVVADGETWAVPLIWGSVSLIYRPDKLATKPDSISVLFDPALKGKVSLWDDKSALYWTARYLGYDNVFDLTDEQLEAVKAKLIEQKALIRKYWASAGELTELMANQEVYVSNAWTGLTSKDVNNLKKGFEVVEFTPKEKAEGWMDSMMLVKDSPNEECAYKFMSFMQSPEGQCGVAQSTGYFPVNPKAVQGCMDDQMKKDRQVDNVEFVKSLVMWQQPVRLDKYLETWNAVKAAP comes from the coding sequence ATGTCCAGACTGCGCAGATCCGCAATTCTCGCCCTTGCTGCCGCAAGCCTCATCCCCCAGACCCTCGTCGCGAAGGCCGGCGAGCTCAACTACCTGACCTGGGAGGGTTATGCGGTTGACAGCTTCATCTCCAAGTTCGAGGCCGCCTCGGACTGCAAGGTGACGGCCTCCTATGTCGGCTCGAACGACGACTTCGCCGCCAAGCTCGCCGCCGGCGGCGGCGTCTACGACGTCATCAGCCCCTCGCTCGATACCGTGCCGATGATGCGGCAGGCCGGCTTCGTCGCGCCGATCGACACGGCCAGGGTGGAAGGCTTCGACGGCATCTATCCGGAATTCTCCAAGCAGAGCGACGTGGTGGCCGACGGCGAGACCTGGGCCGTGCCGCTGATCTGGGGCTCCGTCTCGCTGATCTACCGCCCCGACAAGCTGGCCACCAAGCCGGATTCCATCTCGGTCCTGTTCGACCCCGCCCTCAAGGGCAAGGTCTCGCTCTGGGACGACAAGTCGGCGCTCTACTGGACGGCGCGCTATCTCGGCTACGACAATGTCTTCGACCTCACCGACGAGCAACTGGAGGCGGTGAAGGCCAAGCTCATCGAGCAGAAGGCGCTGATCCGCAAGTACTGGGCCTCGGCGGGCGAACTGACAGAGCTGATGGCCAACCAGGAGGTCTATGTCTCCAACGCCTGGACGGGCCTGACCAGCAAGGACGTCAACAACCTCAAGAAGGGCTTCGAGGTCGTCGAGTTCACGCCGAAGGAAAAGGCTGAGGGCTGGATGGACTCCATGATGCTGGTGAAGGACTCCCCGAACGAGGAATGCGCCTACAAGTTCATGAGCTTCATGCAGTCGCCCGAGGGCCAGTGCGGCGTCGCTCAGTCCACCGGCTATTTCCCGGTCAATCCGAAGGCCGTGCAGGGCTGCATGGATGACCAGATGAAGAAGGATCGCCAGGTCGACAATGTCGAGTTCGTCAAGAGCCTCGTCATGTGGCAGCAGCCCGTCCGCCTCGACAAGTATCTGGAAACCTGGAACGCCGTGAAGGCCGCGCCGTAA
- a CDS encoding sigma 54-interacting transcriptional regulator produces MKFYANDLTPSGQRRLRPSFIDEPQFGAFLEAFPDGVALLETDGTIKLVNGKLELLLNLARGDLVGSDLAKHAKTAGPLVQKLASALRQLKRTEVSGTLNSQRNVTASIGILRTPDGGAYGALLTMRETGRHSRGYERSDHFRFGAEPLPAAGGGGPVLTPRLATIARRAATAIERGSAVLLTGETGTGKTELARFIGKAGASDAPPFVHVNCGMLSDAQFDAEMFGIEPGSSLDTSTRGKLGFVEAADGGTLFLDQVTDLSPVSQMKLVAFLESQTFSRLGSMQRRKARISLVTATNADLPDLIGSGAFRRDLYYRIAVVTLELPALRDQPELVAALTENVLRRLNAGRTPTLQLSAAFTKRLSAHAFPGNVRELTNILERAAASAEDMALAEHFIVAEGAASRPAPARPVGDGETSPQSFRDLMQAFESWVLEKSIAEHGSKRGAAKALGIDIATLVRKTKRAK; encoded by the coding sequence ATGAAATTCTACGCCAACGACCTCACCCCATCCGGCCAGCGGCGCCTGCGTCCCTCCTTCATCGACGAGCCGCAGTTCGGCGCCTTCCTCGAAGCCTTCCCCGACGGCGTGGCGCTGCTGGAGACGGACGGGACAATCAAGCTGGTCAACGGCAAGCTCGAACTGCTGCTGAACCTGGCGCGCGGCGACCTCGTCGGCTCGGATCTGGCGAAACACGCCAAGACGGCCGGCCCCCTCGTCCAGAAGCTCGCGAGCGCCCTGCGGCAGCTCAAGCGCACCGAGGTTTCCGGCACGCTCAATTCGCAGCGCAACGTCACCGCCTCGATCGGCATCCTGCGCACGCCCGACGGCGGCGCCTATGGCGCGCTGCTGACGATGCGCGAGACCGGGCGGCACAGCCGCGGCTACGAGCGCAGCGACCATTTCCGCTTCGGGGCAGAGCCCCTGCCGGCTGCCGGCGGTGGCGGCCCCGTGCTCACGCCGCGCCTCGCCACCATCGCCCGCCGGGCCGCCACCGCCATCGAGCGCGGCAGCGCCGTGCTCCTGACCGGCGAGACCGGCACGGGCAAGACGGAACTTGCCCGCTTCATCGGCAAGGCCGGCGCCTCCGATGCGCCGCCCTTCGTCCACGTCAATTGCGGCATGTTGAGCGACGCGCAGTTCGACGCGGAGATGTTCGGCATCGAGCCGGGCTCGTCGCTCGACACCTCGACGCGCGGCAAGCTCGGCTTCGTGGAGGCGGCCGACGGCGGCACGCTCTTCCTCGACCAGGTGACGGACCTTTCGCCCGTCTCGCAGATGAAGCTCGTCGCCTTTCTCGAAAGCCAGACCTTCAGCCGCCTCGGCTCGATGCAGCGGCGCAAGGCGCGCATCAGCCTCGTCACCGCCACCAATGCCGACCTGCCGGACCTGATCGGGAGCGGCGCCTTCCGCCGCGACCTCTATTACCGCATCGCCGTCGTGACGCTGGAGCTGCCGGCGCTGCGGGACCAGCCGGAACTGGTCGCCGCGCTGACCGAGAACGTCCTGCGGCGGCTCAATGCCGGCCGCACGCCGACGCTGCAGCTTTCCGCGGCCTTCACCAAGCGGCTTTCCGCCCATGCCTTTCCCGGCAATGTGCGGGAGCTGACGAACATCCTCGAGCGCGCCGCGGCGAGCGCCGAGGACATGGCGCTCGCCGAGCATTTCATCGTCGCCGAGGGGGCTGCGTCACGGCCTGCCCCTGCCCGCCCGGTCGGCGATGGGGAGACATCGCCGCAAAGCTTCCGGGACCTGATGCAGGCCTTCGAAAGCTGGGTCCTGGAAAAATCCATCGCAGAGCATGGAAGCAAGAGAGGCGCCGCCAAGGCGCTCGGAATCGATATCGCCACCCTCGTCCGAAAGACAAAGCGGGCGAAATGA
- a CDS encoding PAS domain-containing protein, which translates to MKVHAPGTANFDALLVDWIDAEGRICAVNAREAHELAIALGHGESVPLERIYSSTSAQMLRAIARDGQPFVSGLAVWVNSPQYSEIPMIATVVSDPGRGLAVIKQPLPESVLGIGPELAERVEILSQMIGAATEACWCIEFLEPVDTALAEDEIVERIFSNQSRWRACNEAMARLYRVPEGLDFNIQPVSRYFPATEINRRMVRDLVRSGYRLDRAAAVDRRHDDSEMLVENDFRAAIKDGFLVRLWGTTRDIGAHRQREQQLADRADTMQDILSAAPDPILVISEDGLLLATNPAAESVWGRTAEQVLGRPLQQFVETRNALDKLRQAALAGEDSDGECDLAVIAADASRDVWRFRAARIEGEMRRYVLTARRKSRRRARGLLQEATS; encoded by the coding sequence ATGAAAGTACACGCGCCCGGCACCGCCAATTTCGATGCCCTGCTGGTCGACTGGATCGACGCCGAAGGCCGTATCTGCGCCGTCAACGCGAGAGAGGCGCACGAGCTTGCCATCGCGCTTGGGCACGGTGAAAGCGTGCCGCTGGAGCGCATCTACAGCAGTACCTCGGCGCAGATGCTGCGCGCCATCGCCCGCGACGGCCAGCCGTTCGTGTCCGGGCTCGCCGTCTGGGTGAATTCACCGCAATATAGCGAAATCCCGATGATCGCCACCGTGGTCTCCGATCCGGGCCGCGGGCTCGCCGTCATCAAGCAGCCCTTGCCGGAAAGCGTGCTCGGCATCGGGCCGGAGCTCGCCGAGCGCGTGGAAATCCTCTCGCAGATGATCGGCGCGGCGACGGAAGCGTGCTGGTGCATCGAATTCCTCGAACCGGTCGACACGGCGCTCGCCGAGGACGAGATCGTCGAGCGCATCTTCTCCAACCAGAGCCGCTGGCGCGCCTGCAACGAGGCGATGGCCCGGCTCTACAGGGTGCCGGAAGGGCTTGATTTCAACATCCAGCCGGTCTCGCGCTATTTCCCGGCGACCGAGATCAACCGCCGCATGGTGCGCGATCTCGTGCGCTCCGGCTACCGCCTCGACCGCGCCGCCGCCGTCGACCGCCGGCACGACGACAGTGAAATGCTCGTCGAAAACGATTTCCGCGCCGCGATCAAGGACGGTTTCCTCGTGCGGCTCTGGGGCACGACCCGCGATATCGGGGCGCACCGCCAGCGCGAGCAGCAGCTCGCCGACCGGGCGGACACGATGCAGGACATCCTGAGCGCCGCGCCGGACCCGATCCTCGTCATCTCCGAGGACGGCCTCCTGCTGGCGACCAACCCTGCGGCGGAGAGCGTCTGGGGGCGGACCGCCGAACAGGTGCTCGGCCGGCCGCTGCAGCAGTTCGTCGAAACGCGCAACGCGCTCGACAAGCTCCGGCAGGCGGCCCTTGCCGGCGAGGACAGCGACGGCGAATGCGACCTTGCCGTCATCGCCGCCGATGCCAGCCGCGACGTCTGGCGCTTCCGCGCCGCGCGCATCGAGGGCGAGATGCGCCGCTACGTGCTGACCGCCCGGCGCAAGAGCCGCCGCAGGGCGCGCGGCCTTCTGCAGGAGGCCACGTCATGA
- a CDS encoding SDR family oxidoreductase has product MNQGTGRLAGRVAVVTAAGQGIGRATAEPAGGGRGRGLRQRHQADLLASLQGAATARLDATDAAAAAYFSAFARIDVLVHAVGYVHQGTIEECGPEDWRRSVSITLDSAYNVIGRAVPKMKAHGGSIVTIGSVASSIKGFPRRAAYGAAKGGVIGLTKAVATDYVSFGIRCNSVCPGTVASPSLEERIGELGETLGSREEAYRAFISRQPAGRFGTVEEIAAFCAFLASDEAAFITGQAINVDGGITI; this is encoded by the coding sequence ATGAATCAAGGGACTGGACGACTGGCCGGACGCGTGGCCGTCGTCACCGCGGCCGGCCAGGGCATCGGCCGGGCCACCGCCGAGCCGGCTGGCGGCGGAAGGGGCCGAGGTTTACGCCAGCGACATCAAGCCGACCTCCTCGCCAGCCTTCAGGGCGCCGCGACGGCGCGGCTGGATGCGACCGACGCGGCGGCGGCCGCCTATTTCTCCGCCTTCGCGCGGATCGACGTCCTGGTGCACGCGGTCGGCTACGTCCACCAGGGCACCATCGAGGAATGCGGGCCGGAGGACTGGCGGCGCTCGGTGAGCATCACGCTCGACAGCGCCTACAACGTTATCGGCAGGGCGGTCCCGAAGATGAAGGCGCATGGCGGCAGCATCGTCACCATCGGCTCGGTCGCCTCCTCCATCAAGGGCTTCCCGCGGCGCGCGGCCTATGGCGCGGCCAAGGGCGGCGTCATCGGCCTCACCAAGGCGGTTGCCACGGACTATGTCTCCTTCGGCATCCGCTGCAATTCCGTTTGCCCGGGAACGGTCGCCTCGCCCTCGCTGGAGGAGCGCATCGGCGAACTTGGCGAAACCCTCGGCAGCAGGGAGGAGGCCTACCGCGCCTTCATCAGCCGCCAGCCCGCCGGCCGCTTCGGCACGGTGGAGGAGATCGCCGCGTTTTGCGCCTTCCTCGCGTCGGACGAGGCGGCCTTCATCACGGGGCAGGCGATCAATGTCGATGGCGGGATCACCATCTGA
- a CDS encoding GNAT family N-acetyltransferase: MAVLQTTHLTLKPCRPEDREDFIGLERDREVMRFLNGGHAIEPDTVDPDATFLRPRGTEHHVWTARRTADGTFVGWFCLWPEGEALAELGYRLRRAEWGQGLGAEGAAALVDWGFRNAGYERIVATTMAVNRASRRVMEKIGLKYTRTVHAGLPDAIAGSEHGEVWYELSRAEWLSGRERPS, translated from the coding sequence ATGGCCGTTCTGCAGACGACGCACCTGACGCTCAAGCCCTGCCGCCCGGAAGACCGCGAAGATTTCATCGGCCTCGAACGCGACCGGGAGGTCATGCGCTTCCTGAACGGCGGGCACGCCATCGAGCCTGACACGGTCGATCCGGACGCGACCTTCCTGCGGCCGCGGGGGACGGAGCACCATGTCTGGACGGCGCGGCGCACGGCGGACGGCACCTTCGTCGGCTGGTTCTGCCTGTGGCCGGAAGGCGAGGCGCTGGCCGAGCTCGGCTACCGCCTGCGCCGGGCGGAATGGGGGCAGGGGCTCGGAGCGGAAGGCGCCGCGGCCCTCGTCGACTGGGGCTTCCGCAATGCCGGATACGAGCGGATCGTGGCGACCACGATGGCGGTGAACCGCGCCTCGCGCCGCGTCATGGAGAAGATCGGCCTGAAATACACGCGCACCGTCCATGCCGGCCTGCCCGACGCCATTGCCGGCAGCGAGCATGGCGAGGTCTGGTACGAGCTGTCGCGGGCGGAGTGGCTGTCGGGACGGGAACGCCCGTCCTGA
- a CDS encoding dihydrolipoamide acetyltransferase family protein, with amino-acid sequence MTDLIDIRAPEEQEGTQAVVRDWLKAVGDTVALDDPLVELETDKVTQEIPAPATGILHEILMQNGDKAEPGAVLGRLRQADADDAGQAAPAPDAAPIPAPGMPYSPAVRRAAEEYGIDPATVTGSGKDGRVTRADMDAARQAMPAGGSAPQPPADADASPSREAERPAAGLRSRAIPHSPMRLAIAAHMQASVSTAPHVTSVFEADFTAVIRHREANRAALAASGVPLSYTAYITAACVSAMKAVPAVNSRWFDDRLEVLEDVNIGIGTALGDEGLVAPVIRAAQGLSLSGIAARLHDLTGRARAGALTPADLSGGTFTISNHGVSGSLLAAPIIINQPQSAILGVGRLEKRVVVRAVDGVDTIQVRPMAYVSLTIDHRALDGHQTNAWLTRFVEALETWPP; translated from the coding sequence ATGACCGACCTCATCGACATCCGCGCGCCCGAGGAACAGGAAGGCACGCAGGCCGTGGTGCGCGACTGGCTCAAGGCCGTCGGCGACACCGTGGCGCTCGACGACCCGCTGGTGGAACTGGAAACCGACAAGGTGACGCAGGAAATCCCCGCGCCCGCCACCGGCATCCTGCACGAGATCCTCATGCAGAACGGCGACAAGGCCGAGCCCGGCGCCGTGCTTGGCCGCCTCAGGCAGGCGGATGCCGATGACGCCGGGCAGGCCGCCCCCGCACCGGACGCCGCGCCCATCCCCGCACCGGGCATGCCCTACTCGCCCGCCGTGCGGCGCGCGGCGGAAGAATACGGCATCGACCCCGCGACGGTGACCGGCTCCGGCAAGGACGGCCGGGTGACGCGGGCCGACATGGACGCGGCGCGGCAGGCGATGCCGGCCGGAGGCTCCGCCCCGCAACCGCCGGCGGATGCCGACGCTTCGCCATCACGGGAAGCGGAGAGGCCGGCCGCGGGCCTGCGCTCGCGCGCGATCCCCCATTCGCCGATGCGCCTTGCCATCGCCGCGCACATGCAGGCCTCCGTCTCGACCGCGCCGCATGTCACCTCGGTCTTCGAGGCGGACTTCACCGCCGTCATCCGCCACCGCGAGGCGAACAGGGCAGCCCTTGCGGCATCCGGCGTCCCGCTTTCCTACACCGCCTATATCACCGCCGCCTGCGTTTCGGCCATGAAGGCCGTGCCCGCGGTCAACAGCCGCTGGTTCGACGACCGGCTGGAGGTGTTGGAGGACGTCAATATCGGCATCGGCACGGCGCTCGGCGATGAAGGGCTGGTCGCGCCGGTTATCCGCGCGGCGCAGGGGCTTTCGCTGTCCGGCATCGCCGCGCGCCTGCACGACCTCACCGGCCGCGCACGGGCGGGCGCCCTCACGCCCGCGGACCTCAGCGGCGGCACCTTCACCATCTCCAACCACGGCGTCTCCGGCTCGCTTCTCGCCGCGCCCATCATCATCAACCAGCCGCAGTCGGCGATCCTCGGCGTCGGCAGGCTGGAAAAGCGGGTCGTCGTGCGGGCGGTGGACGGCGTGGATACGATCCAGGTCCGCCCCATGGCCTATGTCTCGCTCACCATCGACCACCGCGCCCTCGACGGCCACCAGACCAATGCCTGGCTCACCCGCTTCGTCGAGGCGCTCGAAACCTGGCCGCCGTAG
- a CDS encoding transketolase C-terminal domain-containing protein — protein sequence MAQAALKPVVRHAPDEAVDWKRVARLVHLSRALDEMEETRLVPEKKVLYQFSARGHDMAQVLLGLRLTGRHDAACGYYRSRPLLLTLGVDPADALGSAMGRAGGYSGGRDIGVVFNHPNPEGACALPMCGGVGTQYTPTAGWAQAMKYHAEVLGRADHADSIAVALGGDGSVASNGFWSALTIATTETLPMLFYIEDNGYGISVPSVLQTPGGNIAANLSGWKNLTIFEGDGTDPAAAARLTGEAVAHVRHRRAPALLRLAVPRLQGHSFQDTQAYKSEETVRREWARDPLPRLKDHVVPAMLSEAEWQAAGEEARRVAEAARIAAEARPAPAPETVTRHVFFEGAMQAMGGPARHANPAPRTTDVPQADGQRINMVTAIRRTLEHELSVNERVVLFGEDIGPKGGVHAVTLGLQEKFGRARVFDTSLSEEGIVGRAVGMALAGLMPVPEIQFRKYAEPATEQINDCGTIRWRTNNRFAAPMVLRMPGGYFKCGDPWHSQTNEVAFVHQPGWKVAVPSNAADAVGLLRTGLRGNDPVIFFEHRAMLDHATARRPYPGDDYALPFGKASLTRRGDKITLVTWGAMVHRCEAAAEGLSADVIDLRTLMPWDTEAVLASVRRTRRCLIVHEDLGTAGFGSEIAAVVANEAFMDLDAPVSRLTMPDIPSPHNPALLDHAVPSVATIRARIEALLEF from the coding sequence ATGGCGCAGGCTGCTCTCAAACCCGTCGTCAGGCACGCACCGGACGAGGCGGTGGACTGGAAACGCGTCGCCCGGCTCGTACACCTGTCGCGCGCGCTCGACGAGATGGAGGAAACCCGCCTCGTGCCGGAGAAGAAGGTGCTCTACCAGTTCTCCGCCCGCGGCCACGACATGGCGCAGGTGCTGCTCGGCCTTCGCCTCACCGGCCGGCACGACGCGGCCTGCGGCTACTACCGCTCCCGCCCGCTGCTGCTGACGCTCGGCGTCGATCCCGCCGATGCGCTCGGCTCGGCCATGGGGCGGGCCGGCGGCTATTCCGGCGGGCGCGACATCGGCGTCGTCTTCAACCACCCGAACCCCGAGGGCGCCTGCGCCCTGCCGATGTGCGGCGGCGTCGGCACGCAATACACCCCGACGGCCGGCTGGGCGCAGGCGATGAAATACCATGCCGAGGTGCTGGGAAGGGCCGACCATGCCGACAGCATCGCCGTGGCACTCGGCGGCGACGGCTCGGTCGCGTCCAACGGCTTCTGGTCCGCGCTGACGATCGCGACCACCGAGACCCTGCCGATGCTCTTCTACATCGAGGACAACGGCTACGGCATCTCGGTGCCCTCCGTCCTCCAGACCCCCGGCGGCAACATCGCGGCCAACCTCTCGGGCTGGAAGAACCTGACAATCTTCGAGGGCGACGGCACCGACCCGGCCGCCGCCGCCCGGCTGACCGGAGAGGCCGTCGCCCATGTGCGCCATCGCCGCGCGCCCGCGCTGCTGCGCCTTGCCGTGCCGCGCCTGCAGGGCCACTCCTTCCAGGACACCCAGGCCTACAAGAGCGAGGAGACGGTGCGCCGCGAATGGGCGCGCGATCCCCTGCCCCGCCTCAAGGACCATGTCGTGCCGGCCATGCTGAGCGAGGCGGAATGGCAGGCGGCCGGCGAGGAGGCCCGCAGGGTGGCGGAGGCCGCGCGCATCGCCGCGGAGGCGCGTCCGGCGCCGGCGCCCGAAACCGTGACGCGGCACGTCTTCTTCGAGGGGGCGATGCAGGCAATGGGCGGGCCGGCCCGCCACGCCAACCCCGCGCCGCGGACCACCGACGTGCCGCAGGCGGACGGCCAGCGCATCAACATGGTCACCGCCATCCGCCGCACGCTCGAGCACGAGCTTTCGGTGAACGAGCGCGTCGTGCTGTTCGGCGAGGACATCGGGCCGAAGGGCGGGGTGCATGCCGTCACGCTCGGCCTTCAGGAGAAGTTCGGGCGCGCGCGGGTGTTCGACACCTCGCTCTCGGAGGAGGGCATCGTCGGCCGGGCGGTCGGCATGGCGCTGGCGGGCCTGATGCCCGTACCGGAAATCCAGTTCCGCAAATATGCCGAGCCGGCCACCGAGCAGATCAACGACTGCGGCACGATCCGCTGGCGCACCAACAACCGCTTCGCCGCGCCCATGGTGCTGCGCATGCCCGGCGGCTACTTCAAGTGCGGCGATCCCTGGCACAGCCAGACCAACGAGGTCGCCTTCGTGCACCAGCCCGGCTGGAAGGTCGCCGTGCCCTCCAACGCCGCCGACGCGGTGGGCCTCCTGCGCACCGGCCTTCGCGGCAACGATCCCGTGATCTTCTTCGAGCACCGCGCCATGCTGGACCATGCCACCGCCCGCCGGCCCTATCCGGGCGACGACTATGCCCTGCCCTTCGGCAAGGCGAGCCTCACCCGCCGCGGCGACAAGATCACGCTCGTCACCTGGGGGGCGATGGTGCATCGCTGCGAGGCGGCGGCGGAAGGCCTTTCCGCCGATGTCATCGACCTGCGCACGCTGATGCCGTGGGACACGGAGGCGGTGCTCGCCTCCGTGCGGCGCACGCGGCGCTGCCTCATCGTGCACGAGGACCTCGGCACCGCCGGCTTCGGCTCGGAGATCGCCGCCGTCGTCGCGAACGAAGCCTTCATGGACCTCGACGCGCCCGTCTCGCGCCTCACCATGCCGGACATACCGAGCCCGCACAATCCGGCGCTGCTCGACCATGCCGTGCCCTCGGTCGCGACGATCCGCGCCCGGATCGAAGCGCTGCTGGAGTTCTGA
- a CDS encoding Lrp/AsnC family transcriptional regulator has translation MMSSVHLDTVDRKILKVLQQRGDISHAALAEEVGASSASCWRRIKALEEAGVLGPTVRLLDPDRIGRGLNVFCQVRMKTHDPAARRDFERFVQRHEEVLECYSMSGEWDYLIRVVVKDVKDYEQLLMQAILTHEAVANSSSHFALKSVKYTTELPL, from the coding sequence GTGATGAGTTCAGTTCATCTGGATACCGTCGACCGGAAGATCCTGAAGGTCCTGCAGCAGCGCGGCGACATCAGCCATGCGGCGCTGGCCGAGGAGGTGGGCGCCTCCAGCGCCTCCTGCTGGCGGCGGATCAAGGCGCTGGAGGAGGCCGGCGTGCTCGGGCCGACGGTGCGCCTGCTCGATCCCGACCGCATCGGCCGCGGCCTCAACGTCTTCTGCCAGGTGCGCATGAAGACGCACGATCCCGCCGCGCGGCGCGATTTCGAGCGCTTCGTGCAGCGCCACGAGGAGGTGCTGGAATGCTATTCCATGTCTGGCGAATGGGATTATCTCATCCGCGTCGTCGTCAAGGACGTGAAGGACTACGAGCAGCTCCTGATGCAGGCGATCCTGACCCATGAAGCCGTCGCCAACTCCTCCTCGCATTTCGCGCTGAAGAGCGTGAAATACACGACCGAACTGCCGCTTTGA